A portion of the Glycine max cultivar Williams 82 chromosome 10, Glycine_max_v4.0, whole genome shotgun sequence genome contains these proteins:
- the LOC102661713 gene encoding uncharacterized protein, whose amino-acid sequence MAASDHAILHDRAHIPTKRSLLELSSQDALLAQNKLLSKQLEALTETLSKLPTQLHARQPSPSSVLQGQWRTHPSNQFNKDQGGPLNRQQQGPSLYDRMMKLEETLAQFMQVSMSNQKSTESAIKNLEVQVGKLAKQLADRPSRSFGANTEKNPKEECKAVMTRSKMKNKYIHSENIIVEGNCSAIIQRILPPKHKDLGSVTILCAIGEVSVGKALINLGANINLIPLSMCWRLGELEIMPTRMTLQLEDRSITRPYGVIEDVLVRVKHLNFPADFVVMDIEEDTYIPLILERPFMATASYVVDMGKKKLEMGIEDQKVSFELFDEERTLLDQNVCLEVKESEEKVLKERTKLDPC is encoded by the exons ATGGCTGCTAGTGACCATGCAATCTTGCATGATAGAGCACACATCCCAACCAAAAGAAGCCTGCTGGAGCTTTCATCACAGGACGCTTTGTTGGCCCAAAACAAGTTGCTATCCAAGCAACTTGAAGCTTTAactgaaacactaagtaagttgccaactcaattgCATGCTAGACAACCTTCAccctcttctgttttgcag GGACAGTGGAGAACTCACCCTAGTAAtcagttcaataaagaccagGGTGGGCCACTTAATAGGCAgcaacaagggcctagtctctatgacAGAATGATGAAGCTAGAAGAGACTCTTGCTCAGTTCATGCAAGTATCCATGTCCAATCAAAAGAGCACAGAGTCAGCCATCAAGAATCTAGAAGTCCAGGTGGGAAAATTGGCAAAACAACTAGCAGACCGACCTTCAAGAAGCTTTggagccaacacagagaagaatccTAAGGAGGAGTGCAAGGCTGTTATGACTAGAAGTAAAATG AAGAATAAGTACATTCACAGTGAAAACATCATTGTGGAAGGAAACTGCAGTGCTATAATTCAGAGGattcttccacctaagcacaaagatctTGGGAGTGTGACTATTCTGTGTGCAATTGGTGAAGTTTCTGTTGGCAAGGCTCTTATTAATTTGGGAGccaatattaatttgattccgCTTTCCATGTGTTGGAGGCttggagagttggagataatgCCGACTAGGATGACTTTACAGTTAGAAGATCGCTCCATCACCAGACCCTATGGAGTGATAGAAGATGTTTTGGTTCGGGTCAAACACCTTAACTTCCCTGCTGATTTTGTGGTAATGGACATAGAGGAAGATACATATATTCCCTTAATTTTGGAACGCCCATTTATGGCTACTGCTAGCTATGTAGTAGACATGGGAAAGAAGAAGCTAGAAATGGGTATTGAAGACCAAAAGGTTAGCTTTGAGCTATTTGATGAAGAAAGGACATTGCTGGACCAGAATGTTtgtctagaggtgaaggagagtGAAGAGAAGGTTCTGAAGGAGAGAACCAAGCTTGATCCTTGCTGA
- the LOC100807838 gene encoding probable leucine-rich repeat receptor-like protein kinase At2g33170, which yields MAGDIKEERALAKGYSVILLLLTLLVCSTEGLNTEGKILLELKKGLHDKSKVLENWRSTDETPCGWVGVNCTHDNINSNNNNNNNNSVVVSLNLSSMNLSGTLNAAGIEGLTNLTYLNLAYNKLSGNIPKEIGECLNLEYLNLNNNQFEGTIPAELGKLSALKSLNIFNNKLSGVLPDELGNLSSLVELVAFSNFLVGPLPKSIGNLKNLENFRAGANNITGNLPKEIGGCTSLIRLGLAQNQIGGEIPREIGMLAKLNELVLWGNQFSGPIPKEIGNCTNLENIALYGNNLVGPIPKEIGNLRSLRCLYLYRNKLNGTIPKEIGNLSKCLCIDFSENSLVGHIPSEFGKIRGLSLLFLFENHLTGGIPNEFSNLKNLSKLDLSINNLTGSIPFGFQYLPKMYQLQLFDNSLSGVIPQGLGLHSPLWVVDFSDNKLTGRIPPHLCRNSGLILLNLAANKLYGNIPAGILNCKSLAQLLLLENRLTGSFPSELCKLENLTAIDLNENRFSGTLPSDIGNCNKLQRLHIANNYFTLELPKEIGNLSQLVTFNVSSNLFTGRIPPEIFSCQRLQRLDLSQNNFSGSLPDEIGTLEHLEILKLSDNKLSGYIPAALGNLSHLNWLLMDGNYFFGEIPPQLGSLETLQIAMDLSYNNLSGRIPVQLGNLNMLEYLYLNNNHLDGEIPSTFEELSSLLGCNFSYNNLSGPIPSTKIFRSMAVSSFIGGNNGLCGAPLGDCSDPASRSDTRGKSFDSPHAKVVMIIAASVGGVSLIFILVILHFMRRPRESIDSFEGTEPPSPDSDIYFPPKEGFAFHDLVEATKGFHESYVIGKGACGTVYKAMMKSGKTIAVKKLASNREGNNIENSFRAEITTLGRIRHRNIVKLYGFCYQQGSNLLLYEYMERGSLGELLHGNASNLEWPIRFMIALGAAEGLAYLHHDCKPKIIHRDIKSNNILLDENFEAHVGDFGLAKVIDMPQSKSMSAVAGSYGYIAPEYAYTMKVTEKCDIYSYGVVLLELLTGRTPVQPLEQGGDLVTWVRNCIREHNNTLTPEMLDSHVDLEDQTTVNHMLTVLKLALLCTSVSPTKRPSMREVVLMLIESNEREGNLTLTQTYNDLPSKDGM from the exons ATGGCTGGGGATATCAAGGAGGAGAGAGCTTTGGCAAAAGGGTATTCTGTTATTTTACTGCTATTGACTTTACTTGTTTGTAGCACGGAGGGGTTGAACACTGAGGGAAAAATCCTCCTAGAGCTCAAGAAAGGACTTCATGATaaatccaaagttctggaaaaTTGGAGGTCTACTGATGAAACCCCATGTGGGTGGGTAGGTGTAAACTGCACTCatgataatattaatagtaataataataataacaacaacaactctGTGGTTGTATCTCTTAATTTGAGTTCAATGAATCTTTCTGGAACTCTAAATGCTGCTGGCATTGAGGGTCTGACCAATCTAACTTATCTCAATCTTGCTTACAATAAGCTGAGTGGAAATATCCCCAAGGAGATTGGTGAGTGCTTGaatttggaatatcttaatttgaACAATAATCAGTTTGAGGGGACAATTCCTGCTGAATTGGGTAAGCTGTCTGCTTTGAAAAGTTTGAATATTTTCAACAACAAACTCTCTGGTGTGCTTCCAGATGAACTTGGGAACTTGTCTTCATTGGTTGAGTTAGTGGCCTTTAGCAACTTTCTTGTTGGACCCTTACCTAAATCCATTGGAAATCTTAAGAATCTTGAAAATTTCAGAGCTGGGGCAAATAACATTACCGGTAACTTGCCAAAGGAAATTGGTGGATGTACAAGCTTAATACGTCTTGGTCTTGCTCAAAATCAGATAGGAGGGGAGATACCAAGGGAGATTGGGATGCTTGCTAAGTTGAATGAACTGGTTTTATGGGGAAACCAGTTTTCAGGACCTATTCCTAAAGAGATTGGGAATTGTACCAATCTTGAGAACATTGCTCTGTATGGGAATAATCTTGTTGGACCTATACCTAAGGAAATTGGGAACCTCAGATCATTGAGGTGTCTGTATCTTTACAGAAACAAGTTGAATGGAACCATTCCAAAGGAAATTGGAAATCTTTCTAAATGTTTATGCATTGATTTCTCAGAGAACTCTTTAGTAGGTCATATCCCTTCAGAGTTTGGCAAAATACGTGGTCTAAGTTTGCTCTTTCTCTTTGAGAACCATCTAACCGGTGGTATACCAAATGAGTTTAGTAACTTGAAGAACCTGTCAAAGCTGGACCTGTCAATAAATAATCTCACAGGTTCAATTCCATTTGGCTTCCAATATTTACCTAAAATGTATCAGTTGCAGCTCTTTGACAACTCCCTAAGTGGTGTTATTCCTCAGGGACTAGGACTTCATAGTCCTCTTTGGGTGGTTGATTTTTCTGACAACAAATTGACAGGAAGAATACCGCCTCATCTATGCCGAAATTCTGGCTTGATATTGTTGAATCTGGCAGCTAATAAGCTCTATGGAAATATACCAGCAGGGATACTAAACTGTAAATCATTGGCACAGTTGTTGTTACTTGAAAACAGGCTTACTGGCAGCTTCCCTTCTGAATTGTGTAAGCTGGAGAACTTGACTGCCATTGATTTGAATGAGAACAGGTTCAGTGGTACACTCCCTTCTGATATTGGGAACTGCAACAAATTGCAAAGGCTTCACATTGCCAACAATTACTTCACATTGGAGTTGCCTAAGGAAATTGGAAATCTCTCTCAATTGGTGACCTTCAATGTTTCATCAAATCTTTTCACTGGAAGAATCCCACCGGAAATTTTTTCTTGTCAAAGGCTACAGCGGCTTGATCTCAGCCAGAATAACTTTTCTGGTTCCTTGCCAGATGAGATTGGAACACTTGAGCATTTGGAAATTCTCAAGCTCTCAGACAATAAGCTGTCTGGATATATTCCTGCAGCACTAGGCAATCTGTCTCATTTGAACTGGTTGTTGATGGATGGCAATTATTTCTTTGGTGAAATACCTCCCCAATTGGGTTCTCTTGAAACTTTGCAAATTGCAATGGATCTCAGTTACAATAACCTTTCTGGAAGAATACCGGTTCAGCTTGGCAATCTCAACATGCTTGAATATCTCTATCTCAATAACAACCATTTGGATGGTGAAATTCCCAGCACATTTGAAGAGCTTTCAAGCTTGTTGGGGTGCAATTTCTCATACAACAACCTCTCTGGTCCTATTCCTTCCACAAAAATTTTCCGAAGTATGGCTGTAAGCAGCTTTATTGGTGGTAACAATGGCCTCTGTGGTGCACCTCTCGGTGACTGCAGTGATCCAGCTTCTCGCTCTGATACTCGTGGGAAAAGTTTTGATTCTCCTCATGCTAAAGTAGTCATGATCATTGCAGCTTCTGTTGGAGGTGTTTCactcattttcattttagttattttacattttatgaGACGTCCTCGGGAGTCAATTGATTCCTTTGAAGGCACTGAGCCTCCCTCCCCAGATTCAGATATCTATTTCCCTCCAAAGGAAGGTTTCGCTTTCCATGATCTAGTTGAAGCCACAAAAGGATTTCATGAAAGCTATGTTATTGGTAAGGGAGCATGTGGAACTGTTTATAAGGCCATGATGAAATCTGGTAAGACCATTGCAGTTAAGAAGTTAGCATCTAATAGGGAAGGGAACAACATTGAGAATAGTTTCAGGGCTGAAATAACTACTCTGGGAAGGATAAGGCATCGTAATATAGTGAAATTGTATGGCTTTTGCTATCAACAGGGTTCCAATCTCCTGCTTTATGAGTACATGGAAAGAGGTAGCTTAGGTGAACTATTACATGGTAATGCAAGTAATCTGGAGTGGCCAATTCGGTTCATGATTGCTCTTGGAGCTGCTGAGGGTCTTGCCTACTTGCATCATGACTGCAAACCCAAGATTATTCACCGCGATATAAAATCTAACAACATTCTTCTGGATGAAAATTTTGAGGCCCATGTTGGTGATTTTGGTTTGGCAAAAGTGATTGACATGCCTCAGTCAAAATCAATGTCTGCTGTTGCTGGATCTTATGGCTATATTGCTCCTG AATATGCATATACCATGAAGGTCACAGAAAAGTGTGACATTTACAGCTATGGTGTGGTGCTCTTGGAATTGCTAACTGGAAGAACACCAGTTCAGCCACTAGAGCAAGGAGGTGATCTTGTCACATGGGTGAGGAACTGTATCCGGGAGCACAACAACACATTGACACCAGAGATGCTAGACAGTCACGTTGATCTTGAAGACCAAACCACTGTGAATCACATGCTCACTGTTTTGAAGCTTGCTTTACTCTGCACAAGTGTCTCTCCTACCAAGAGGCCATCAATGCGCGAAGTCGTGTTGATGCTTATCGAGTCGAATGAGCGAGAAGGAAACTTAACACTCACTCAAACATACAATGATCTTCCTTCCAAAGATGGCAtgtga